The Cyanobacteriota bacterium genome includes a region encoding these proteins:
- a CDS encoding ABA4-like family protein — protein MTLDLLFNGANIFVLPFWVLMVLLPNWEVTRRIMASPLPFMALAGLYLYLFISAFDASSAADFASLQLADVARLFSNQQVAAAGWVHYLVMDLFVGRWIYQEGQRTGVWTLHSLVLCLFAGPLGLLSHLLTSTIVDRFWLNRTPSEASETST, from the coding sequence ATGACTCTTGACCTATTGTTTAACGGAGCCAACATATTTGTCTTGCCATTCTGGGTGTTAATGGTGCTGCTGCCCAATTGGGAAGTAACTCGCCGGATTATGGCATCTCCACTGCCGTTTATGGCGTTGGCAGGTTTATATCTCTATCTGTTCATTTCTGCCTTTGATGCCAGCTCTGCCGCTGACTTTGCTAGCCTTCAACTCGCCGATGTTGCCCGCTTGTTTAGCAATCAACAGGTAGCTGCGGCGGGATGGGTACACTATTTGGTGATGGATTTATTTGTGGGACGCTGGATTTATCAGGAAGGGCAACGCACAGGAGTTTGGACACTGCACTCGCTGGTGTTATGTCTATTTGCAGGGCCGCTGGGACTACTATCTCACTTGCTAACGAGTACGATCGTTGATCGATTTTGGCTCAACCGCACCCCATCTGAGGCATCTGAGACTAGCACCTAA
- a CDS encoding gas vesicle protein K: MTNDPDPIILAAPATNKNKNAGLAPLLLTVVELVRQLMEAQVIRRMDEGLLSEAELDRAAESLRKLEEQVVELCRVFEIDPADLNIDLGEVGTLLPKTSGYYPGEPSANPTILELLDRLLNTGVVVEGSVDLGLAQLSLIHAKLQLVLTSKPI, from the coding sequence ATGACCAACGATCCTGACCCTATCATCCTGGCAGCACCAGCAACCAACAAGAACAAAAATGCTGGTTTAGCGCCACTACTGCTCACTGTGGTGGAATTAGTGCGTCAACTGATGGAGGCTCAGGTGATTCGCCGGATGGATGAAGGGTTGCTGAGCGAGGCAGAGTTAGATCGGGCCGCAGAGAGTTTGCGGAAGTTGGAAGAGCAGGTAGTAGAGCTATGCCGAGTTTTTGAGATTGATCCGGCTGATTTGAATATCGACTTGGGTGAAGTGGGAACATTGTTGCCGAAAACGAGCGGTTACTATCCAGGTGAACCATCAGCAAACCCTACCATTTTGGAACTGCTGGATCGCCTGCTTAATACTGGTGTGGTTGTGGAGGGCAGTGTGGATTTGGGGTTGGCGCAATTGAGCTTGATCCATGCCAAGTTACAGTTGGTGTTGACATCTAAACCGATTTAG
- a CDS encoding phosphodiester glycosidase family protein codes for MDKPWVWKVTMVTIVLMGTGVGIGLQALRQQSSSPSPPLSAQSPRPLLPPAEMRYRVDRLSNSTVHVLTIPKAYWQTQAVVPAVAASVTSLDQFAQQRGAIAVINGGFFDPETGKTASYVTINGLLVADPRQNDRLMHNPDVVPYQAKILNRSELRRYRCGSQIRYAIARHQDAIPATCQLQDALGAGPRLLPAIAAEAEGFWATVQGEVVRDPLGMNRRNARTAIGLTPDESMLWVMVAQLPSQPDNSGMTLPELAQYLRSLGAVEALNLDGGSSSSLYYQGNTIYGRVDETGQPTGRWVQSVLLIKPNPY; via the coding sequence ATGGACAAACCATGGGTGTGGAAGGTAACGATGGTGACGATCGTCCTGATGGGCACTGGTGTTGGTATTGGTCTACAGGCACTCCGTCAACAATCTAGTTCACCATCTCCTCCATTGTCTGCTCAATCACCTCGTCCACTATTGCCTCCAGCAGAGATGCGGTATCGGGTTGACCGTTTGAGTAATAGCACTGTCCATGTATTGACCATTCCCAAGGCTTATTGGCAAACCCAGGCAGTTGTGCCCGCTGTCGCTGCATCAGTCACATCACTAGACCAATTTGCCCAGCAGCGGGGAGCGATCGCTGTGATCAATGGTGGTTTTTTTGACCCAGAAACTGGTAAGACAGCCTCCTATGTCACGATCAATGGTCTACTAGTAGCGGATCCTCGCCAGAACGATCGGCTCATGCATAATCCTGACGTAGTGCCTTACCAAGCAAAAATCTTGAACCGCAGTGAACTACGGCGCTATCGGTGTGGCAGCCAAATTCGATATGCTATTGCCCGCCATCAAGATGCTATCCCTGCCACTTGCCAACTCCAGGATGCCCTAGGGGCTGGGCCTCGTCTGTTGCCAGCGATCGCCGCAGAAGCAGAGGGGTTTTGGGCTACAGTGCAGGGTGAAGTTGTCCGAGATCCGTTAGGCATGAACCGTCGTAATGCCAGAACAGCTATCGGTCTAACGCCAGATGAGTCAATGCTGTGGGTGATGGTGGCCCAATTACCATCCCAGCCTGACAACTCCGGGATGACTCTGCCAGAACTAGCCCAGTATCTCCGGTCTCTAGGAGCAGTAGAAGCACTGAACTTGGATGGCGGCAGTTCTTCATCCCTTTACTACCAGGGCAATACCATCTATGGGCGCGTCGATGAAACCGGACAACCTACAGGACGATGGGTGCAATCAGTATTGCTAATAAAACCCAACCCTTACTAG
- a CDS encoding OmpA family protein, with the protein RVMVLTCTSIVISVGAMTGLPTIARTQTLPSSLRIVVTSNQDTIQADDAITLREALALANGTLTLAQLSPAEQALVSPGSGTNRIEFNLPAGQTTIQLRGLLPDITNPGLTIDGTTQPGYNPAAIATVEIPIPIPVVTITPAPGVEIFRGLTITADNVTVRGLSLYGFTAKHRSTAVTPPADIFVAHRLPPPDTTQQQQPAKFFPFYDRDVPPQGVLIENNWLGISPFTPPNSPDHSPSAPQSAFGVSVFNSKGTTIRRNYITRHDGSGVITSVRAENTQIIENLIVGNGVAGMPDGIRLEGVISQSLVRGNLICGNDGSGVYLFKPDGSVQIAENQIIYNGRRLRRAAVYLMGSGHQVLDNQIRYQTSAGVVVAAFPQSDRNVIRNNQFSDLEGLSIDLNAQQAVGVQDYQGGDGVNPPRNSPNRRKETGNAAIDAPSFLSSEFLLRDGKVAIDGIAEPGARVDLYLVTPIADPLLSTPNSALTHGPLSRLIASTTADQRGRFGVTVDNLQAGQQISAIATLPDYGTSEPALNATVRVLLGGGPTSRQPSAVAAASAPSCTTPPPPLSPSPPALSPSPSAPPPPSLRLQVPRRVHFALDRSDISPASAALLDQVITVLRQHPMIVIDLEGHTDPRASDAYNQALGLRRAQSVRNYLLRRGIDPARLTIRSLGESRRRSQGNTRLDYARDRRVEIYFRDVRGIEIQFVDQETDLQIEGR; encoded by the coding sequence AGAGTGATGGTGCTTACTTGCACCTCTATAGTGATTAGTGTGGGCGCGATGACTGGCTTGCCCACGATCGCTCGCACTCAAACACTACCCTCGTCCCTGCGGATTGTGGTCACCAGCAACCAAGACACTATCCAGGCTGATGACGCAATTACCCTGCGGGAAGCGCTAGCCCTGGCTAATGGCACCTTGACCTTGGCACAACTTAGTCCAGCAGAACAGGCACTTGTGTCACCGGGTAGCGGCACCAATCGTATTGAGTTTAATCTCCCGGCTGGTCAAACAACCATTCAGCTTAGGGGGTTGCTTCCTGACATTACAAATCCCGGCTTGACGATCGACGGCACCACCCAGCCTGGGTACAATCCAGCAGCGATCGCGACCGTAGAAATCCCCATCCCAATTCCAGTTGTTACTATTACCCCTGCACCCGGTGTGGAAATCTTTCGGGGGTTGACCATCACGGCAGACAACGTAACCGTGCGGGGCCTAAGTCTCTATGGCTTCACAGCTAAACACCGCTCTACGGCTGTCACTCCCCCAGCGGATATTTTTGTAGCTCATCGTCTGCCTCCGCCAGATACCACTCAGCAACAACAACCTGCCAAGTTCTTCCCCTTCTACGATAGGGACGTTCCACCCCAAGGGGTGTTGATTGAGAATAACTGGCTAGGGATTTCCCCCTTTACGCCACCCAATAGTCCTGATCATTCTCCCTCTGCTCCACAGTCAGCCTTTGGGGTTTCTGTCTTCAACAGCAAGGGCACGACTATTCGTCGGAACTACATTACTCGTCATGATGGCAGTGGGGTGATTACTTCGGTGCGGGCAGAAAATACCCAGATCATCGAAAACCTGATTGTGGGTAATGGCGTTGCGGGAATGCCCGATGGCATCCGCTTAGAGGGGGTCATTAGCCAGTCCCTGGTTCGCGGCAATCTCATCTGTGGCAATGATGGTAGCGGTGTGTACCTGTTCAAGCCCGATGGTTCCGTACAAATTGCGGAGAATCAAATTATCTACAACGGTCGTCGGCTGCGACGGGCTGCTGTTTACCTGATGGGCAGTGGTCACCAAGTTCTAGACAACCAAATTCGCTATCAGACTAGCGCTGGTGTCGTGGTTGCGGCGTTTCCCCAGAGCGATCGCAATGTCATTCGCAATAATCAGTTCAGCGATTTGGAAGGACTGAGTATTGACCTCAATGCCCAACAGGCTGTTGGCGTGCAAGATTACCAAGGGGGTGATGGTGTTAACCCACCCCGCAACTCACCGAACCGCCGCAAGGAAACAGGAAATGCTGCCATTGATGCCCCCTCGTTTCTCTCTTCAGAGTTTTTGCTGAGGGATGGCAAGGTAGCCATTGATGGTATTGCTGAACCAGGTGCCCGTGTGGATCTATATCTTGTTACTCCCATTGCTGACCCATTGTTGAGCACTCCCAACAGTGCTCTCACCCATGGCCCACTCAGCCGACTGATTGCCAGCACGACAGCCGATCAGCGGGGACGTTTTGGGGTAACAGTAGATAATCTGCAAGCAGGTCAACAGATTAGCGCGATCGCTACCCTTCCTGACTACGGCACCTCAGAACCAGCTCTCAATGCTACCGTGCGGGTGCTTCTAGGGGGTGGGCCAACTAGTCGCCAACCCTCAGCTGTGGCTGCCGCCTCTGCCCCAAGCTGCACGACCCCGCCACCGCCACTATCACCTTCGCCACCTGCGCTGTCACCCTCACCATCTGCTCCACCACCCCCTTCGCTGCGTCTTCAGGTTCCGCGTCGAGTGCACTTTGCCCTTGATCGCTCAGATATTAGCCCGGCTAGTGCTGCTCTTCTAGACCAAGTGATTACTGTATTACGCCAACATCCAATGATCGTGATTGACTTAGAAGGACACACCGACCCTCGTGCTAGTGATGCCTACAACCAAGCATTGGGACTACGTCGTGCGCAATCGGTTCGCAACTACCTGCTGCGGCGGGGCATCGATCCTGCCCGCCTTACCATTCGCTCCTTGGGTGAGTCTCGTCGTCGCAGCCAAGGCAACACCCGTCTAGACTATGCCCGCGATCGCCGGGTAGAGATTTACTTTCGGGATGTACGGGGGATTGAAATCCAGTTTGTCGATCAAGAAACAGATTTGCAAATTGAGGGGAGATAA
- a CDS encoding TonB-dependent receptor: MKSSCWLKLSAVLLALGLPVQTVAQTIEAPAQVSGVLAKPQQLMADNVLAQGPTPPAANPDVVILAPIDGTVLNVPSTPLMLRYGIGSRVDVRVNGAIADPALVGRTETDPETGLETQTWYGLALKEGENLIEVTATRTEAGKPMVSTARVVVQVRGNPMSLRLSAVETRIPADGRSTATVRGELVDEAGNLTNRNIVITLATNAGEFIGTDVDPEQPGFQVRTEQGQFTATLRSSLTPETVNISAKYNELEAFTQLQFETALRPSIATGVIDFRLGARGTDFYRSFREFVPADRDNRVQFDATAAVFATGAIGEWLFTGAYNSFRPLNQICDGTSRLFRDQQDCDRAYPVYGDSSTNVVVTPSQDSLFLKLERTSPVQGAGTDFVMWGDYSSQEFSLRSQQFTAFNRQLHGFKGNFNIGDLQITALYGDNIQGFQRDTIPPDGTSGFYFLSRRLLVQGSETVYLEAEELQRPGTVVSRTRLNRGADYEIDYERGTLLFRRRIARTDVDLATGVTLVQRIVATYQYDDPSSRNNLYAGRIRYHFSREQNREAWIGATYLRENQGVRSFELYGADLLLPLWQRGSVIAEIARSHNNLDVFGATSGNAYRVEVEGQPFPNVDVRAYYRSADAGFSNNSTLSFTPGQTRYGVYATAPIFDSTRLRIQYDHEDNFGIASRPLDIFEELIAPRTAAVPGSRVDNSLNTYSIGIQQKLGTALLDVDFIHRDRTDRINPSTLSGSSDQLRSRFTYALTENLTFIAQNELTLSSTVDAVYTDRTVLGVNWTVMPGITLSAAQQFYTRGQFQGQAITSFGIAAEHKIGEDTKLIGRYTLLGGNNGMVGTGSLGIQQGIRLAPGLRVDLAYERIIGSFFGATAAGTQFAQPFAVGQSAAALGVQGGDNYSIGIEYTDSPDFKASARYEFRTSSVGSNNVLSVVANGKITPGLTALVRYQLSGSSNQTITGLGDTAHLRLGLAYRDPHNDSFNALLRYEYRQNPSTIPNTILLGSGTGSIDNLFAAEAIYAPNWQWEFYGKFAIRNSVSYLARDLAGTSTISLTQLRATYRLGYHWDLVAEGRWIGQGSLGFNEFGVVAEVGYYLTPNLRVAVGYSSGSVNNDRDFSGSRSAGGPYVGLTFKLNELFDGFGLQRVAPPQQQESVVQPVAQTNSLGVGSDASGANSVALPSDLQLGDCNRQDAGCPTATFSAPLSSLYWQLFTLDLPPVTFQPITLPLQMKVQDSSNPFTLSYAPHQLEPRAISLSAGGGADHD; the protein is encoded by the coding sequence ACAGACAGTAGCCCAGACAATAGAGGCACCAGCTCAGGTGTCGGGAGTGCTAGCTAAGCCTCAGCAGCTAATGGCTGACAATGTACTGGCTCAGGGGCCAACGCCGCCAGCGGCAAACCCAGATGTGGTAATTTTGGCTCCGATCGATGGCACTGTCTTAAATGTCCCCTCTACACCGCTGATGCTACGCTACGGCATCGGCAGTCGGGTGGATGTGCGGGTGAATGGGGCGATCGCCGATCCCGCTTTAGTCGGTCGCACGGAAACTGACCCAGAAACAGGGCTAGAAACCCAGACTTGGTATGGTCTTGCCCTCAAGGAGGGTGAAAACCTGATCGAAGTAACCGCAACGCGCACAGAAGCTGGAAAGCCGATGGTTTCCACGGCACGAGTTGTGGTGCAAGTGCGGGGCAACCCCATGTCGCTGCGCTTAAGCGCAGTAGAAACGCGCATTCCTGCTGATGGTCGTTCTACGGCAACGGTACGCGGGGAGTTGGTGGATGAGGCTGGCAATCTTACCAATCGCAATATTGTGATTACCCTGGCAACCAATGCTGGGGAGTTCATTGGCACCGATGTAGACCCAGAGCAGCCGGGGTTCCAGGTGCGAACCGAGCAGGGACAGTTCACAGCAACCTTGCGATCGTCCCTTACACCGGAAACGGTTAACATTTCTGCCAAATACAATGAACTAGAAGCCTTTACTCAGCTTCAATTTGAAACAGCGCTGCGCCCGTCGATCGCCACTGGTGTGATTGACTTTCGTCTAGGGGCACGGGGTACTGATTTCTACCGCAGTTTTCGGGAGTTTGTCCCTGCCGATCGGGACAATCGTGTGCAGTTTGATGCCACGGCGGCTGTGTTTGCGACTGGGGCCATTGGTGAATGGCTGTTCACTGGAGCCTATAACTCCTTCCGTCCCCTGAACCAGATTTGTGACGGCACATCACGCCTCTTCCGCGATCAGCAAGACTGCGATCGTGCCTACCCGGTTTATGGGGACAGTTCTACCAACGTGGTGGTTACTCCTTCCCAAGATAGCCTCTTCCTAAAGCTAGAGCGCACATCTCCAGTGCAGGGAGCAGGTACTGACTTTGTTATGTGGGGTGACTATTCTAGCCAGGAGTTTTCGCTGCGATCGCAACAATTCACCGCCTTCAACCGCCAACTGCATGGCTTTAAGGGCAACTTCAATATTGGCGATCTCCAAATCACTGCCCTCTATGGCGACAACATTCAGGGCTTCCAGCGGGATACGATTCCACCCGACGGTACTAGTGGCTTCTATTTTCTCTCCCGTCGGCTGCTCGTTCAGGGCAGTGAAACTGTTTATCTAGAAGCGGAAGAGCTGCAACGCCCCGGCACGGTGGTGAGCCGCACTCGCTTAAACCGGGGAGCTGATTACGAAATCGACTATGAGCGTGGCACCTTGCTATTTCGGCGGCGCATTGCTCGTACCGATGTGGACTTAGCCACAGGCGTGACTCTCGTGCAGCGGATTGTGGCAACTTACCAGTACGACGACCCTAGCAGTCGTAACAATCTATATGCTGGCCGCATTCGCTATCATTTCTCCCGTGAACAAAATCGAGAGGCCTGGATTGGTGCCACCTACCTACGAGAAAACCAGGGGGTTCGTAGCTTTGAACTGTATGGTGCTGACCTGCTCTTGCCGCTGTGGCAGAGAGGGAGTGTAATTGCTGAAATTGCTCGATCGCACAACAACCTGGATGTATTTGGAGCCACTAGTGGCAATGCCTATCGGGTGGAAGTGGAAGGGCAACCCTTTCCCAACGTTGACGTGCGAGCTTACTACCGCTCTGCCGATGCTGGATTCTCTAACAATTCCACCCTTAGTTTCACCCCAGGACAAACTCGCTACGGTGTCTATGCTACTGCTCCTATCTTTGACTCGACTCGGCTCCGCATTCAGTATGACCATGAGGATAACTTCGGCATTGCTAGCCGCCCCTTAGATATTTTTGAAGAGCTGATTGCACCCCGCACAGCCGCAGTACCGGGTAGCCGTGTAGACAATTCCCTCAATACCTATTCCATTGGGATTCAGCAAAAACTGGGAACAGCTCTGCTAGATGTGGATTTCATCCATCGCGATCGCACCGATCGCATCAACCCCAGTACCCTTAGCGGTAGTTCCGACCAACTGCGCTCTCGGTTTACCTACGCCCTGACCGAAAACCTCACCTTCATTGCCCAAAATGAGCTAACGCTATCCTCAACGGTGGATGCGGTATACACCGATCGTACCGTGTTGGGTGTGAACTGGACGGTGATGCCTGGTATCACCCTGTCTGCGGCTCAGCAGTTCTATACCCGTGGACAGTTCCAAGGGCAGGCTATTACTAGCTTTGGCATAGCGGCTGAGCACAAGATCGGTGAAGACACCAAACTGATTGGACGCTACACGCTGCTGGGTGGCAATAATGGCATGGTTGGTACGGGTTCCCTCGGCATTCAGCAGGGCATTCGTCTTGCCCCTGGTCTGCGCGTCGATCTGGCCTATGAGCGGATCATTGGTAGCTTCTTTGGAGCCACTGCTGCTGGTACTCAGTTTGCCCAACCCTTTGCTGTGGGACAGAGTGCTGCTGCCTTGGGGGTACAAGGGGGTGACAACTACAGCATTGGCATTGAGTACACCGACAGCCCTGACTTTAAGGCTAGTGCCCGCTACGAGTTCCGCACATCCTCGGTAGGCAGTAATAACGTATTGTCTGTGGTTGCTAACGGCAAAATCACACCCGGACTGACGGCCCTAGTGCGCTACCAGCTATCCGGCAGCTCTAATCAAACCATCACGGGCTTAGGAGATACAGCCCATCTGCGCTTGGGTTTGGCCTACCGTGATCCCCACAACGACAGTTTCAATGCCTTATTGCGCTATGAATATCGTCAAAATCCCTCAACGATTCCTAATACCATCCTCTTGGGTAGTGGTACTGGCTCCATTGACAATTTGTTTGCGGCTGAAGCGATCTATGCTCCCAATTGGCAGTGGGAGTTTTATGGCAAGTTTGCTATTCGCAACAGTGTGTCTTACCTAGCGCGGGACTTGGCAGGCACTAGCACTATCTCGCTTACCCAACTGCGGGCTACCTATCGCCTAGGCTACCACTGGGATTTAGTGGCTGAAGGGCGCTGGATCGGACAAGGTTCCCTGGGTTTTAACGAGTTTGGGGTGGTGGCTGAGGTGGGCTACTATCTCACGCCAAATTTGCGCGTAGCGGTGGGCTATAGCTCTGGCAGTGTGAATAACGATCGCGACTTCAGTGGTAGCCGTTCGGCGGGTGGCCCCTACGTCGGCCTTACCTTCAAGCTCAACGAATTGTTTGATGGCTTTGGGTTGCAGCGGGTGGCTCCACCTCAACAGCAGGAGTCTGTGGTTCAGCCTGTTGCCCAAACCAATTCTTTAGGTGTTGGCTCAGATGCGAGTGGTGCCAATTCTGTGGCGCTGCCATCTGACCTTCAGCTTGGGGACTGTAACCGTCAAGATGCAGGCTGCCCAACAGCGACCTTCAGTGCTCCCCTGTCTTCTCTCTATTGGCAACTGTTTACCCTTGACTTGCCTCCAGTTACCTTCCAGCCCATTACCTTACCCCTGCAAATGAAAGTACAGGACTCATCCAACCCATTTACCTTGAGTTATGCTCCACACCAACTAGAGCCACGAGCGATCAGCCTATCTGCTGGGGGAGGTGCTGACCATGACTAA